A stretch of Paenibacillus mucilaginosus 3016 DNA encodes these proteins:
- a CDS encoding ABC transporter substrate-binding protein, whose product MRGFHINRRVRRVAEGALLLLLLMAAGCGEQEEKTGQASARPYEGKSITLITANHPWADEIKPLLPDFEAETGMSVLIQSHFEDQLTQKLTVQFTSGAEKPDVFMYRPLQEGKAFYRNGWLQPLDEYAARETGYGLSDFSAQAIRSATVDGKLTGIPIITEQGVLYYRKDLLEQAGIPVPRTIGELTEAARKLHDPQRGVYGFVARGQRSPLVTQVSSFLYSEGGDFTVNGRAAINSPQALKAFTAYGTLLREYGPPEAIHMSWPQAGRLFAAGHAAFYTDANSLYRSVTDPAHSKIADRVGFAPFPAGDAGSRTYNITSWGLAINPKSPDRDAAWAFIAWATSQETVLHTQSKGHPGARRSVWNLPEGTAGFPPELVEAVRESSREGVDHDRPTTVDVAGAREAVGEIVQRVISGETDIRETADRANAALQAILDKEAEGRP is encoded by the coding sequence ATGAGAGGTTTCCATATAAACCGCCGGGTCCGGCGGGTGGCGGAAGGAGCGCTGCTGCTCCTGCTGCTCATGGCGGCGGGCTGCGGAGAGCAGGAGGAGAAGACCGGCCAGGCGTCCGCCAGACCCTACGAGGGCAAAAGCATTACTCTGATCACGGCGAACCACCCGTGGGCCGACGAGATCAAGCCGCTGCTGCCGGATTTCGAGGCGGAGACGGGGATGAGCGTGCTGATCCAGTCCCACTTCGAGGATCAGCTTACCCAGAAGCTCACCGTTCAGTTCACGTCCGGCGCCGAGAAGCCGGATGTGTTCATGTACCGGCCGCTGCAGGAGGGCAAGGCCTTCTACCGCAACGGCTGGCTGCAGCCGCTGGATGAATACGCCGCACGGGAAACCGGATACGGGCTGTCGGATTTCTCCGCCCAGGCGATCCGGTCGGCGACGGTCGACGGCAAGCTTACGGGCATCCCGATCATCACGGAGCAGGGCGTCCTGTACTACCGCAAGGACCTGCTGGAGCAGGCGGGGATTCCCGTGCCGCGGACCATCGGTGAGCTGACGGAGGCGGCACGGAAGCTGCATGACCCCCAGCGCGGGGTGTACGGCTTCGTTGCCAGGGGCCAGCGGTCGCCGCTGGTCACGCAGGTCTCCTCCTTCCTGTACTCGGAGGGAGGAGACTTCACGGTGAACGGCCGCGCCGCGATCAACTCGCCCCAGGCGCTCAAGGCCTTCACCGCGTACGGGACGCTCCTGCGGGAGTACGGGCCGCCGGAGGCCATTCACATGTCGTGGCCGCAGGCGGGACGCCTGTTTGCCGCAGGGCATGCGGCCTTCTACACGGACGCGAACTCGCTCTACCGCAGCGTGACCGACCCGGCCCATTCGAAGATCGCGGACCGCGTGGGCTTCGCTCCATTTCCGGCGGGGGATGCCGGTTCCCGGACTTACAACATCACGTCCTGGGGCCTGGCCATCAACCCCAAATCGCCGGACCGGGACGCCGCCTGGGCCTTCATTGCGTGGGCGACCTCGCAGGAGACGGTCCTGCACACGCAGAGCAAGGGCCATCCCGGCGCGCGGCGTTCCGTTTGGAACCTGCCGGAGGGAACCGCTGGCTTCCCTCCCGAGCTGGTGGAGGCGGTCAGGGAAAGCAGCCGGGAAGGCGTCGATCATGACCGGCCCACCACCGTCGATGTGGCGGGGGCTCGGGAGGCGGTCGGGGAGATCGTCCAGCGGGTGATCAGCGGAGAGACGGACATCCGGGAGACGGCGGATAGGGCGAACGCGGCCCTTCAGGCGATCCTGGATAAGGAAGCGGAGGGGAGGCCATGA